A window of Papilio machaon chromosome W, ilPapMach1.1, whole genome shotgun sequence genomic DNA:
TTGCATCGGGAAGGTTTCAACATCTCTCAAATAGCGGATGAACTTAATGTTGCAgtaagtaatatgtttttatagacAATGAAACGTAATtgattagttataaatatgtaactcaaaacttttgaataaataagaactgtatttattactttgattcattgtaggttttttttttttttattagcgtTATTACTTTGAACACGTTTATATCTGCTTGCCACTTAGTGTTCTCTGATTGTTACAAGTTATCgttcaaaaactaaaaactacaTGTTTTTGAATATGCCATATTAGACTATATACTATATGTTTTtggaaataatgtaataatagattgataatatcgatttttaattaaaagccaTAATATCAGCAATTCCGTAAGTTCGTAATGTAAAGATTACACAgcgtaaatatttcaaatttatatgtgcatacaaatatatttataaccttaGGTTTAGCTTAAcccaatgtaaattataaccgGCAACgcaaggtaaattaaaaaatcttaaaagaaaaaaatatcacaaaccacattgacttttttatatacttaaacacttcttatctaaaactattttttagccTAGACTTAATAACAAGACCTTTCTCTATTGTCTTATAATggttaaatatacaaatatctgtttatttagttaacttattaaatcaatttataaacatattatctaaaataaaaatcagatgCAACAGTTGGAATTACAGATATATTACgttacatatgttttaattttaatttttctgtctttcgtttaatataaaagttattttacagaGAGCTACAGTACGCCGGTGGGTGGAGCGCTACGAGAACGAAGGCTCGCTGTTAGATCGAGTACGAATCATGCCGTTGCGTGTTGCGCAGCAGCCCCAAATAAATCAGATGTTGCAACACTACTCCGAGCAGCCCTTCACTGCTACAAAAGTTTTTGCTAAAAAATTTGAGTGCTCGGTAAAAACCATTCGCAATTATCTACACAGAAACGGTGTCCATAAGGACACCagctaaaaaaattgcattaacaGAAGAGCATCGCACCGCAAGACTACGTTTCGCTAGAGAGTTTAGAGATTTCGATTTTTCAAACGCCATTTTTTCTgacgaaaaatgttttaagtccAATCAATGTGGACGTCAGAATTTATGGCGAGCAAATAATACAAGGTATGCTcctcaaaatgtaatttcaaataccCAGTCGGGCAGAATAACAGTAAATATGTGGGGTTGGATGAGTTCCGCGGGACCCGGGGAGCTAGTTTTTATACCCGGGCGATCAAATGGCCACGTATACCGAGAGATTTTACAGGACGTAATGTTACCAACAGTGCGCACGGTGTATCCCGTCGAAGATTTTCCTGGAATTAACTTCATACAAGATAATTGTCCGATACATCGTGCGCGCGTGGTCAGGGACTGGTTTGAGTCTCATAGCGAAGTTCAAACGATTTCGTGGCCATCAAAGTCGCCGGATCTCAACCCGATTGAAAATTTGTGGGCGCTCATGGTCCAAAAGTGGGACAGTAGAAATGAGCGCTGCAAAGAAGAGCTAGTAGCCCACTGTGAAAAAATTTGGGAATCATTTAGAGGATCAGACTTATGTCAAAACATAGTCCTCTCTATGCGAGATAGGTGCGATGCCGTCATAGCTGCGAATGGTGGACCGACAAAATACTAGAAACATACGTATAACATAGGAATCGtatgtttctaatatttatataaaaagtactcgtatattagtataaaatatatttatttcaattttatttatatagattcatgttataatttatttaaatgttaatgttaagaacctaaacattttgtaaaaacgaTGTCAACCCAATAatacactttataattattaaccatatttattatataataaaatgaatgaaatacgaataagctttttatttaaatctaaataaagaaaaccttAAAGGCCTTACCATTACCATTACTAACAAACTTAGTATGTAGTAACAGTTAAGCTTAATCATATGTCAACCTTTTATACTTTGACTCTTTGCTCGATCTTAAGTTCATCTTTAACTTTGGTCCGAAATTTTGTCCGCAGGGAATTGAGAAAAAAaggttgttattaaattctacATCTAGGCGGAATTTAATCGAGTTTCTTTAagatatccatccatccatcccaaaacttttttaattgaatgaatgaattagtgagattaaagaattaattatttttgttttatttttatacttaaaaatatgtatttaataaattaaagtataaacgCGATGATGCGAATCACAggatatcaatattaatattgtaatttgcgCGCACATCTCTTAGCGTaagtgttcatttttttacaactaaacTAGTTGGAACATTTTTTGTGAATTCTAAAATCCCCCGGACAGAtggtaattacaattattattcttattgtTTAGGCTTAGCGCACCTGAGCGGCATTACGGGtgcttcattttaaaattgtttattgttttacgatAGCAGTTAGGACAAAACAAccgcacaaaaaataaaaatctcttgCAACTTCttgtatacttttaattttattcagaatCATAACAAGTTGACAAACAACTAcagtttatactttttacagGTATTGACATgttcttaaatattgtttatcttttttatatttccagtTTTCGCAGCACATGTATGAAACACCTATTATGGCTATAGTTTGCACATTATCAAAGATTTTGATAATGTGCTGAAGACGCTGAATCTATGTTACTCACATTTTATGTATCATTCTTCAAAAACAACCTTTCTTTCctctttaaaatgttcatattaaagtagaaataaatgatttgaaaaataattatattttttacttaaccagGAGTCAATACCATAGTTTACTcactgaaaatttataaacgctTGCATTTATAGTTACAGTAAAATCTCactataatgatttttttaatactgaaatatatttatattaactattcaATGTTTACTTGGCATGCAATATTCATAcacataggtgggcacagttaatcaaaaagttaacttcgttaatcgttaattcgttaaataaaaatttaacttcgttaatcgttaaagcgtttaatttacgaaaatttaacgcaagttaaagttaacagttaaagttaattttggtttatattacgagtataaggtgcaagcgggaaatggccatacgaataatctccgaatcgtatggactgattttgtcgagactttcaatagaacttaggctatttttttactgcgcttacgaaatctcgggcgagcGCTAATCCTAtgtatagtttagttatataatatactcaaataaaattttgacgattggggtgatgtactactgcctgtacgatattaatgacatagcatgcactagttacacacacttatatacttcaCTGACTATGATGGACAATTAtgactttttcagtcatttttttatcgaccatccaacttcacggaattagagagctaactaaatttagacaacacaagttttctattaaacagtgagacatactcgtattatggtaatattcaaaagaatatcaatctcaaatctcaaacaaaatgcagtaagtagggacataaacgtaagtatgtttaatacatctcaaatataaaatgtcatctatttacttcggccgacaccgactgcgaaataacaataattatacaatatagacatgttacaagaaagaagagaactttctttagagtttagagagttttcatgacattattttgttacttttcagtgcattttgtttgagattgttttttatgttattgtaaaggtcacttgtgccgACGACAtttcacatattaattttagtataacacaatttaacattatttcacaaacataattattttatctttttcctcattctttctcgttttatcgtttactttttttttgtaaacaaacaaattatcttcgctattgtctttgcgcagcgcacgtgcatccccgaccattagaagggttggggccataaatccatcgagttcgttatcgcattctctgtgcgggctgtccatttgatcctttgttcatatttttaaaatgcaaaattatttttcgttgactatgaagaagccccaaaaaaacaaacgacggtaataaacacctaaatcccttttgtttttgaggaatgtttattgcgtgcacatttcgtctttcgtatttttaattttatttttcattgtttgtttcttatctacgcaatgataaaaaaatcctatttgtacgctttttcaaatgaaccataaacgattttttttatattttttgctgtctctaaacttcaatattaaaataaacattttcgtcgccaacaaagtttagttgtaatttagttacgacgttgaagagttatgcacacttgattattttgattgcaattcaacgcagtgtttatcttttttactagatttttgcGTTTCACGTATAAGACaaagtgtataattattgtatttagaataaagtactttcgtaccttatgttgattttataacaaaatcatgttctaaaaaaaagtgatgttaaataaatgaaaaccagttttaatgtgaataaaatgtaatatagacttttcgagatatttgtgtaaatgtgaaataattaataaactttgaaggtgtctagcgcctaaacttcgcaatatttgatagaggtaagtttggttTAATCGtaactattttctaacaaggattctgcggtactcttttgatcacgtctttcccggccgctcggtgtattgtataacctACATACACTcgcactcgctcgttctcgttctctctcgttctcgttcaccattcgactcgccgacggtccccgaacatagccgaacttacgaatgtagcctgatgcataatttaaataaaatgacaacacgtcaataagtgtctattgttacaattaacggactaaattaacggaagtgaaatttaacggaagttaacaagagcgttaacactttttgaatttaacttaaaagttaatccgttaaggaaaatgttaacttcgttaattaacgattaacggattaacgagttaatgcccagctctgttcATACATTGGCAACCCGGCacgtctattttattttattccttgaaTCGGTTGCACTTGGTAAAAAGCCGCCTCAACAGGTGCAAGTAGTAAATGCTTCTACAGTAAACAATGATACAAGCATGCCGCAGCAATAACAAGATAGTAATCTTTTGTTATTGCTGCGGCATTCTTcgaaaattttgcaaatatttttctaaatagtaatttagacTGTCATAAACTGcaaatagcaaaatatttttcttcgaacacctataatattttttgtagtctATCCCGTAACAAAAACATCATAATCCGATCCGTATTCTAATGATCACACAgccgtataaaacataatttgttgcATCTGATACCAAGGAGAaatgtttctttgtaaaagattttattatcattcagCGGATTCGGCTGATCAGACACGATAGGCGGGTTTTAAGATAAAGGGTAACTGTCGTGATATCTAAATTGCAACATAAGTGCAATGTTAGAACAAAGTAAATGGGACTTTCTACGCGGAACGGAGAATCAAAAAAGATTCTCTTATAtcatatcatatatttttcaatgttatagTATGGTATACATATCTTGGTTAAAGTaatcattaaacatattttattaatgacttaagacattttgaaaatatgtatcaccttTTGATAGGCATGCGCTAATCATGGGCGAATATCAAGtcgtgaaattataaatttaaattataaagctgCTGCGAGAGCGCTTATTATGATTTTGGTATTAATTGTTAGCGTGACAACATCAACGAGTGAAACGGCTCgatcagtgaaataccacaaccacacagaaaagAGTCTCtaagtatgattttttattatatactcgaATACTATCATTCCttaacaaaatcaaacatattgaagtttattttatagcgtctatttaatgttttaagctCGTCGTTTCATTCGACATGACACATGTTAtgtcactaaaaataatataatttaattgaactcaaataaatttattaaatcaggttaaattttaaatcataattatgtttCCAAGAAAGATAACACAaggtaaattatacaatattatgttgctaaaattataaatatttattgttatttataattctaaaacatactttaatttttttaatttataattatcatatgactaagtaaatattggtagaaaaaaaattaaaacttccgATGATTTACgttgttcattttaaaacagaataattttaaaatgaattaatggaGTCCGAAGTAACGCTGCTTTCGTTTCGAAcgacaacaaagaaaataatatttttattgagtcTATTGTTACAACGCTGACCATTCACAGACCGGTTTCGAACATTAGAGTTAAAGGCTGCACCCTATTGGTTATTGTTTCCGCGTCGTAGTCTCAATGCGTACGAAACGTTTAAACGACTATAGCCCTAGAGGTGGAACACCGGGAAGGTTCGCGATTGTACACAGAGTAAAGAACTCAGATCACATAGATTGTAAACACacggtatgtttttttttctgttcctttttaattcacactttttattattagtactattttttttttgttttagttataaCTGTAGTGTAAATCTATTGTTAAAAGTAGCGTAGTGTTGAATATTGTTCCTGTTTACCATGGTTGCTTTTATCTTCGTtgccaatttttattatttatttttttttgttttcgttgTATCACTGTAGTatcaatacaatattttaagtagTGTAGTATTGGAAATTACATTGCAACTATATAGTGCTGCATCAGTCAATGACCTAAATTCTGCTATACTATCACTGAATAATGATCTATCTCGTCTCCAAAAGTGGTCTGAAGCATATGGCATCGTAATTAACCCACACAAATGCCAAGCAATAATTATAGGTAGTTCCCGCCAGTTAACTAAAATCATTACTGATGACATCCCGTCCCTTTCACTCAACGGTTGTGTCATCCCGTTTACGAGCACAGTCAAGGATCTGGGTGTCATTATTGACTCCGAGCTGCGATGGTCAGCCCATGTCAAAGAAATTTGTCGCAAATTCTATGCATCTCTCCATTCTATCATCCGATTTAAACACTTCCTCCCCGTCAAAACAAAGCTTACCTTAGTAAATTCCCTTCTTCTTCCCATTATTGATTATGCCgacgtttgttttattgatctAAATACCGACTTACTGAATAAGCTTGATAGACTACTTAATAACTGCATACGATATATTTATGGCCTTCGCAAGTTCGATCATGTGTCGGATTTCCGATCAAAACTAAAATGGCTGCCCATCAGAGAACGTAGGAACGTTCGTATTCTCTGCACTCTTTACTCAGTATTAAATGATACAAATTACCccacttatttaaaagaccTCTTCAAATTCCTGTGTGAAAATCACGAGCTTTCTCTTCGGTCCTCTGATAATCTTTTACTATCCACGCCTATTCATCACTCGTCCTTCTTGGATAAATCCTTCTCTGTGACAGCTGTTAGACTGTGGAACGATCTTTCACCTAACATTCAAACAGCCTCCTCCAAGAATATTTTCAAGCGTCTGATTCGGCATCATTATGTTATGAGACTCCATTCATAAGAAGCCTTCTCGCtattattgtacttattaatctagagtttgtatttatcttattctctttcttttacatatacaatatttacaaatttaaacttactttttttctaatatatttttgtattacataatatagtaaaatagtatcttcaattcatatctgccctgcacataattatactttcctctcatataccggatgactggtagagattgcctttaggcattaagtcctccttgtacttataaaagtgctaaagaataaataaataaataaataaataaataaataaataaaataaataaaatctgcaAATTTCAATTTGAGAAAATTTCGTTCTAATAACACTACAATACTCGAACAAATTTCCACTTCATCGCTTGAATCTGACAAAATCCTAGACCTATCTAGCAGTGATAATGTTCACACGTCTTCAAAAACTTTGGGTCTCAATTGGATCTCGAATTTAGATATGCTGTCTTATTGCATCAACATTGAACTTCATGAAAAGGTCACAAAACGCAGCATACTTTCCGTGATCAGTCAGATATTTGACCCTTTGGGTCTCGTAGGACCATGCGTCGTTGAATCAAAATTAATCATGCAGGAGCTTTGGATTCAACAATACTCGTGGGATGCAGAGGTTTCAGAAGACATTAAAGAAAAGTGGATCTCGTTCGCCAGCACCTTACCTCTTCTAAACCAATTAATGGTTCCACGTTGGGTTCTTGTCCACGACTCTGTCTGCCATGAAATTCACGTCTTTTCAGATTCTTCAGAACGGGCCTACAGAGCATGCATATATGTGCGTTCTGTGACCGCTTCAGGTTCTGTAGAGGTACATCTCTTGACGTCTAAAAGTAAGGTGGCACCGATAAAGCCCATGACGATTGCTCGTCTCGAGCTTTCCGAAGCTTTGTTAGCTGCAAGGCTGTGTGATAAAGTATTAAGCTCCCTTACCATACCTATTAGCAAATGTAAATTCTGGTGTGACTCAACCATTGTGTTAGGGTGGCTAAAGACTCCACCGACTAATCTGAAAAGCTTCGTTCGTAACCGCGTTCACGAAATCCAGGAAAGCACGGAGGGTCACACGTGGAGCTACGTACCGTCGAAAGACAATCCGGCGGATCTTGTTTCTAGCGGGCTGAAGGCTGACCTCATCAGCTCTTCGTCTTTGTGGTGGTCAGGGCCAACCTTTTTGGCAAAAAATGAATGTGACTGGCCAACAATGCCCAATTGTAACGTGAAACAGGATCTACCCGAGTTGATTACTTGTTCTTTAGCGCTTGATAATAATTCTAATGCTGACTTAATAgctaatttaatcaaaaataaatcaaaactaactagcttacaaaatacaatagcATATTTACagagatttatttacaattctcGAAACCAGACCAACAAATTGACAGGTCATCTTTCGGTTCaagaactttaaaattcattaaatttaatcatacAGAAATCTCAAATGGAGATGTTTCCTGATGAATATGCTATTCTTAAAGCCGGCGAGACATTTCCCAATAATCCGAGTCGGTGGCAGGCTAGATAATTCCCCTTATAGTTTTGATACCAAGCATCCCATCTTGTTATGCAGCAAGcatcattttacaaaaatattatttcaaaattatcatataaaatatttacattccCCACCTCAACTTCTGTTAGGTAATATCAGAAAGACTTACTGGCCTCTAGGTGGCACAAACCTTTCCAAAACCATCGTTAATAAATGCGTACGATGCGTCCGATTTAAGGCTGAAAACGTTCAGCCAACCATGGGCCAATTACCGGCCACCCGGAGTTCCCTTTCTTACACTGTAGTGTTGACTATGCAGGGCCAGTGTTAATAGCAGATCGAAAGGGCAGAGGTTGCAAACTCATTAAGTCATTTTTGGCAATTTTCGTTTGCAACGCAGTAAAGGCCTGTCATATCGAACTCGTTACGGATTTATCCAGCGAGGCTTACAAAGCTGCATTAAATCGTTTTGTTTCTCGCAGGGGGAAGCCCAAAAGCATCACGTCCGACAATGGGACAAACTTCGTCGGCACTTCCAACGAGCTGGCTCAATTTCTGGTACAGTCCAACCTTGAAAGTCACATGGCTCAGGAAggcattgaatttaaatttgtgcCTGCCTATACACCTCATTTCAACGGACTCGCCGAAAGAGCCGTGCGCTCTACTAAGCATCATCTTAAGCGCTTACTGAAATGACGACTTTACTCACTCAAATAGAGGCTGTTTTAAATTCTCGCCCTCTCATTCCTTTTTCCACTGATCCTACAGATTTTTCCGCTCTAACCCCTGCTCACTTCTTAATTGGACGCTCGCTTATGACTGTTCCGCAACCACAGGTGCCTGATGTCAGCATCACCCGCTTGGAGCGATATAGGAGGATTGAGCTCTTAAAGCAGCACTTTTGGAGGCGCTTCTGTAATGATTATGTAACTCTTTTGCAACAAAAGCCTAAGTGGCATTGTTCAAAAGCCGAGTTGAAACTTGGCTCTCTCGCCCTCGTCAAGGAGAAAGCTCTCCCGCCACTGCTTTGGTGCTTGGGACGCGTCATCCAGCTGTATCCTGGCAGCGACGGCACCGCAAGAGTCGCTGAACTGAAGACGAGGAGAGGCACCATTCGAAGGGCCTTTAATAACATCTGTCCCCTTCCAGATTGTTGAAGTCCTTCTACATCTTCCATACTTCAACCCGGGGAGCATGTTGAGAAATGGCAAGCTGGTACCGCGACGTCACGACCGACGTCATGACCGGCGGCGCGTACGAGCGGACGGCGGTCGACGTCGACGACACTCGCCATCTTGGACCCCACCGGCAACGGACGACCTTTACGAACGATCGTTTATCAAGACGGCAGTAAACCAGCTTTTATACAGTCCACTCTCCTAGGTCCTCAAACACGTATAAAACTCACTAACTTTTACAGGGCGGTAAggataacttttataacgttACAACAAATTACAACTTGGTAGTTGAagcatttaaaagtttaaagccACCATTCATgtttaaagattaatttttatttcagaaaacaATGGAAACATTGACTCGTGTATTAGCACGGCATGTTTACTCGCTGGAGCTGTCAGAAAGCGCTGGTGCGGCGTGTGGAGGTGAAATGAGAGGCCGCAGCGGGCGCCGCCCCACGCCTGCGCCAGCGCCGCTACCTCGCCCCACACCTCGGGCACGACCAGCGCTGGCACCGCCTGATCTACGAACACCCGGTgtgtatacatattttcaaaccgctacgacttagggtccttcaagaagcgagcgtatcaccatctcaaaggccggcaacgcatctgcgattcctctggtattgcagatgtccatgggcgtcgatgaacaccttggtgtttccgccgctcgtttgctcCCTCTCTATAAAAAagtctatattaaaaatggctataaaataaaattggagtgttcgtatgtaatattgaaaaaaaaaacatatttcgtgaACATGATGATATTTACGATGCATGTtcgcaaggccgcgtttgttccaggtaatcttcggaacggctgatctgattttgacgggactttgacgggaaggtagctaatACATTCGGGCATGCTATAGGgcacttttttcttttaagctACTTCAGAAGTCGCAGCCGACCGTTTCCATCAAATGatctgttaattaaaattcctgtaaaatgtttttgtcgcacttttaaaacttgttttttattaaactttatttcgtATATGTTAGGGAAATCAGCGCGTGCGGGCAGTGACGTGCACGTACGTAAAGAGACTGTTAGAGGACGACAACTGCAGCGCTGTCGCAGCGACCCGCACATCATTTAAGAGTCAAAGTGATTCCTGAACTTTCAATTCCCATTATCATAGGCCTATAGTCCTCAGTTAGTCCTGCTAACATTAATGTTCCGAGCCACTCATCATCAATGTTGAAGTTAATTGCTCTTAGTTTATGGGCGGCCGTCATAATACTACTGATATATTCTTCTATATCTTTACTTGCATTTAAATTAGTGTTAATTAGTTCTTTCAATAATCCTACCTTTCTTAGTAGGCCGGAGTCTTCAAATGCCCGGGATAAGCTGTCCCACACATGTTTAGCAGTTGTGGCGTCTTGCACGTGGACGTACAATTGAGGATCGATAGAAAGAATTATCTTGGACTTAGCTTTGACATCTTTGTCTCTGCTGACGGAGCCCTCGGAGATAACACATGTCCAGAGATCTTCAAGTTGCAACAATGCCTGCATAGCAAACTTCCAAGTCGCAAAATTTTCTCGTCcagttaatttttcaattgaaaatgtatttgcaGCCATTGTAATaagtttaaacttaatttcacACAATaagctgaaaataaaattaccgaCGCCACCGGCGCCACGCGGT
This region includes:
- the LOC123722908 gene encoding uncharacterized protein LOC123722908, translated to MPRNLLAEEREQIIVLHREGFNISQIADELNVARATVRRWVERYENEGSLLDRVRIMPLRVAQQPQINQMLQHYSEQPFTATKVFAKKFECSVKTIRNYLHRNGVHKDTS